CTTCTTGAGATCACCACAGTTCAAATCCAGGATTACCAAAGATATTGAAAACTCTGTCAAACCAACCTTGTCTACTTGGCAGGACATGGATCTTATTCTAGTCCAAGAAGAAACCAAAAAGGTACTTCTCCTTCTCTatctctttaaattatttatattattaactcTAATCAAGTTTTTGCTTTCTGGGTTCTCTTCAGATTACATTCCCAATTTtagtaaaagttttaatgagcATTGGGCCTGGCCAAGATCTAGACTTTCTAAAGAAGGAATTTGAAGAATTCATCAAAGGGTTAATCTGTTTACCAATCAAATTCCCAGGAACTAGGCTATATAAATCTTTAAAGGTAATTCAACAATTAAACAATGTCATTTTCGTAGTGCAATAACTTATAACCCTGAAACGGATTTCTAGCTGGGCTGTTGTGGTGATTTGCTTGTTTGGTGATGCAGGCCAAGGGAAAGCTACTGAAGGTGGTGAAGAAGATAGTAGAGGAGAGGAAAATCGCCATGGAAAGATCAGATGAAAAGGGTAATATTGAAGATGTAGTGGACTTGCTTTTACGTGAGTATGGTGAAGCAAATGAGATGCAATCTCTACCGTTGGATTTCATCAGTGACAACATTATAGAGATGATGATCCCAGGAGAAGAGACTGTACCGACGGCAATGACACTAGCTGTGAAATTCCTCAGCGACTGCCCCGTCGCTTTAAAGCAAATGACGGTAAGTTGTCCATACATCACACGATATAGCTTTTTTGCTTCTTTTGATCCAACGACTAGGATCATTTTGAAAAATGACACTGTGGACGTTCGCTTCATGACGCATGGTGAAGTGTTTGACTTTTACTAATAGTCGTTTTCGTTAGGCACACGTGAGTACGTGTAAAAGAAAAGGGACCCACATACTCGTGTGGACGTTTCCTAGCCGTACGATTTAAGAATTGAACGGCTGTCGGTAGAGGACCACCTAGTAACTCCGTGTCTCCGAGAGTTGAGACCACTGTAGCTATCGTGTGTCCTCGCTATCAGTAGTACTATCTTCGAGAATttaaacatattatttatttctccggCGAATAACTTAAAAGTTATGTGACATTTATCCGTACTTATGtccatttctttttgtttttcacgTAAACtcagtttattttttatatttaccatcttttctttatttctatatgaataaataaaaaattttcagattaaAGTAGAGTACAattattagtagatttttttaaaaaataaataaataaagacagTGGAACGTGATATCGAAAGAAGTATGTAAAGGAGACAAACAAGGACTGGGAAGGGACATAGAATGCATACACATTTAAGGTGTAGTTAAAGTGACGGGAAACGCTGTGCCTTAACAGTCTATATGCTATGTATGGTGGACAGACATTAAAATCGAAATTGAGGAACAGGTAGCTCAAAAATATAATTCTCAAGCATTCTTCATAGACGCTACCTTTCTGCTACATCTGTGTACTTTTGTACAAGAAGGTTCTCTTACCATGTTTATGCAAGAAATGACTGATGAAGGGGTTGGAGTTGCAATTCATTTATTGCCATAAATTTACTTGTACCCTACTTTTAACTTGTTTACCTACTTTTTATTATGGGTAAGAAATTAGGGTCTTgcatggatttttttttataaaaaaagtgaTAATATGTGCAGGAGGAGAACATGGAACTGAAGAGGCAGAAGACTGAGTCTCGAGAGGATTATAACTGGACAGACTACATGTCGTTGCGATTTACTCAAAATGTAAGTCTTCAAATGTGAGATGGAAATTATAAGATGGAAATTAGGGTTACTATTTATCGAAAGTGCAAAATCTCAtgctaaattttttaatgttgttATTTGTGAGACACTAGGTGATCAGTGAAACTCTTAGAATGGCAAACATCATTAATGCGGTTTGGAGGAAAGCTATCAAGGATGTGGAAATTAAAGGTAAGTGTCAATTTGTTTATTTGGCTGCCACTCTCATTAAGACCCATTTCCTTCTTTAACTAAGTCTGTTGGAGAAACATAGGGAAATTAGAAGAAGATTAAATGAGAAATTTTTCAGGCAAGTTGATTCCACAAGGATGGTGTGTTTTGGCATCGTTTACTTCTGTTCATATGGACAAAGAAAATTATGACAACCCCTATCAGTTTGATCCTTGGAGATGGGAGGTAAACTTCTGCTAATATTTTGGCATCAGCTTAAAAAATTGTTCTACTAAAATATCTCCAAGTTAAATCTGGATTTAAGTGACTAGACATTACTATAATATTCCCTAATTTTCGCACCCCCTCCATTGCAGAAAACGGGAGGAGCTTCTGTTAACAACTGCACCTTTACACCTTTTGGAGGAGGACAAAGGCTGTGCCCTGGACTAGATCTATCGAGGCTTGAAATATCAATATTCCTTCACCACCTGGTCACTACGTACCAGTAATATATAtttcttattgtttctttttccactttgaatttacttttatttgtgAAGTTGGGAACAAAGTTTTTGGGGATTATATGGATGTGAATTATATGGATGTGAATTATGCAGATGGACAGCTGAAAAGGACGAGATTGTCTACTTTCCAACAGTGAAGATGAGGAGGAAGCTACCCACGAGAGTAAAAGCTACACAAACTCAACCACCACcatagatgatgatgatgatgtgattaAACCATGGGTGCAGACACAAGATGATGAGGTGGGAGGCCACTGCATATGCAGGTGTTAGTTCTGGTGTCACTATCCGTCTGATAAATAGCATTTCTTGAGAATTGATTGCAAGTGGGGATGATTTGAATCTAACTCTCATATCTAAGTCTCAATCTATAAAATATGTTGTCTGATTTGATGGTAACATTTGTGTTGGTTTTCAGGAGCAAGAAGGGTCAGTGTACTTTGGTCCTATATGGAGATGCAGAAGGAAGACGAGGAGGAAACGTGCTCTTGCTTTCTTATGTAATAACCCTTTCAATTATAGGTTGGACTTTGGTGGTGGAGCCTCCCAACTCTTGTACTGTAGCTCTGGGCACAATTgcaatcttttcttttttttaaaaaaaaagaaattatacaaAGGATTTGTTGCTTAAATATGTAGTTAATAAatctttaaataaattatattttaattcttgaattttaatataatcaacAAATATTTTTCTTCTACTTTTAGATTGAACCCTTCACCCCTGAAATTTTAATGAAGGTTCATACATCCACATATTCTTAAGTGAACTATTTGAATACCataaaaaagaatatattttaatttcaacaaTACCCTTTCATTCTTTCTCCTCTCTCCTCATTACCTTCAACAGCTCGGACATCCATCCAACAGCAGCTAGTTTCTCCAAAATTCTACATAGACATTTATTTTTGTGCGATTTCTATAAGGAGCCAAAAGAGGAAAAGATGCAGCAGCTTGTTGAATTAGAAAAACATGAAACTGACCATCCAAAAGACTCGGAAGATAATTTAGGATCATATGAGAAGCCCATCTAGGAACTCCATTTCTGGTTCTAATTCACAGAATCGATTTTGGACCGACAACAGCTGGTCGCCACTTCTCGAGCCTGCAATCACAAGCCTTGTTACGAAAATAGCCTTCTTGCCCCATTTTTATTTGCCAGCTCACTTCAACAGCTCATCCTCGCACACATTTTTCCAGACATCACGGTTGCAAGTTCCTACTAGTCGCAAGACAGCAGGGCTCCTCCTTGCTCAATTTCTTACAAACATTTCCACGCAAGTCCTTACCTAGTTGCAAGTTCCCTAGTGAAATCACAATTTCAATGGATCGAGTTGGACCCAAGAGAGAAGAGACCGAATTAAGGTCTGTGCCATCGGCGACATGAGGGATTCCAACGGCAACGTGGCAGGAGGTGCATCGAGCCAAGGCTAGCCTAAATTGAAGAGTTTTTGCGCAATTCATTGCATGAGTGGATTAAGTTAACGCTCCTGCAGCTTTGTTGAGGCAGaactctttctttcttctttgttAAAACATCTTACAATTATTCAGGAGTAAAATAGAAATTTCTCTCATTTaacaacaaaaatttaaaaaaaaattgacgaaataaaaaatataaagactcGAGCATTTAATGGAATATACAGGGaaaaaaatctattatattaaaatttaaaaattaaaatataatttagagTCAACTTTTTATCAATTTGAGAttgctaaattttattaaattaatttttaacatcTTTTTCAAATATAGTTGAAATTTCATTTTCCTTGTAAACTAAAAATCCATAGAGGTATTGCCATTTGTATTTGTAGGCTATGATAAAAGTTGTACATTTGCCAACAGTGAATAGCATGGTATAATGGGAAATTTCTACTAAAAGGTGCACAAGTATCTTCGATCTAGTATCTTTAAAAAATGGAAAAACCAAGCAAATTTTGgggaattttgaaaattaaaaacaaaactcCTTGGAGTCTCCCCTAAAGTTCCAAACCAAGAAAAATATCTCTAGagagaatattaaaaatttaatataatactaAAATCTCTGAAAcaactgaattaaaataataacagaACCATTAGCAAATTCCCATATGGAGTGTCTAAATATTACCTgaaatttcttttttccttgTGTGTTCTTCAATCTTTAAAGAAAAATACTATATAATTCAGCAACCCTAACATAGGTATAGTTCATCTGTTTCAAGAAATAGCATGACATAATATAATAACAGAACCATTCACGACTTTAGTTTAAATTACTTCTGTAATCTAAGCTATAAAATATATTCCTACTGATAGGAAGCAGAATAAGTTTCCAGTCCTTACTGTTTCATTTCGTGAACCAAATGAAGCACAAAGGCGAATACATGAGCTTAAAAGATATAAGGCATTTCATCTCAGATCAAGACAACATCCCATAAAATTATTTGAAGGattcatttatttttccttGCATGTTCTGAGCCGAATAACACAAATTCGTCTtatccaaaataataataataataaactagcTGGCCAAGAAAATACAGCAATATAACTCGTCTACAGAAACCGAATGAAGGCGAGGTGAATGGGGAAGGGAACCATTTAAAACTAACCCCCCATCCACGAAGAATGTCTTTTCCTAAGCTGCACTCCTCCATACAGTGCAACACTTTTGGCATAAAGAAGCAAAATGAAATTCCTTTAAGACCAAATGCAATTTAGATCAGCAGTGGTTAACCCAATCAAACAGTCGCGAAACACCAGAAACTTATAAAAGCTATGTTTAGCATTCAACTAAAAATGGGAAAAGAGGCAAAAGCATATGCAGATGAGAAATagcaaaaaaaataactaagctgttgattttttcttctcttcctcGAGCTGCTGCAGCTCTGCCAGCCTTTGGGCCCATGCTCTCTCCCTTGCCACTGCAGCCATCTTACGCTCTACTCTCTttatcattttcttccttttagcCTCCTGTAACTGAGCTTTCCGCTTTTTAGCCTCCGCCTGGTGAGCGGTGACATTCAAAACCAATATATCAGCTCCCCATTCATAGTTTCTTTTAATCAAACAAAATGGGATCACATAAATTTGGTAGGGATGACATCCTTATTCTAATTAAATGGGCTACTCAATGCTTACAAATAACTGTAGAAGTCACTGTTAAGATGTGGCCAGTAATTATGACAATGCATGTTGATCACACAAAAAAGATTTACGAGAGCAATCATAGGTTAAACTGAAGCAAAATCAGAAAGTCAGAGAATGGTGAAGAATCTTCACATCAACTTTAGCTAAGGCTTGACCTCAATCTATACAAAGCTAAACAATATTGTACCCACTTTCAGTTTTATGTTCAACACAAAGAACATTCAAACTCATTGTCGTAGTTCGAAAAAtcccctcccccccccccccccaaaaccAGAAAAGGAAAATTAAACATTTCAATGCACAGGTCAAAAATGTTTTTTCAGTGTGGCATGTCAGGTTTAAAAGCAAAGGATCAAAAATGGTGCAGACAATGTTGATGATATGTAATTAATAATCAGCAAGTCATTTGTTTGGTATCCAGCAACAAAATTTGAAAAACAAGTAGTCATATGTCATACAAACTGAAGATTAACATGATTTCTACAACCATTTCCCCTTTTGGAGCATACAATGGTCACTTAGACGGATATTTAAGAGATACTTGACAAAGCTTAAATACTGTCATTCTATTTCTTCTCAGGAGAATCATCGTCAATCATTGCGTATATATTAATAACCAATGAACAATATTAGAAATTAGAAAGAAAGTGGTATTGAGAGTCTAAATCACAAGATTTTAGCATTCAAAGTTGTCCATTTGCATCATGCATTACGAAAATCTTTTTGCATGATACCTCATAAAGGAAACCATATTGTAAGAAGCTTAGCGTTCATATTTGCATTGTCCATATAAATGCCCAAGTTAGCAATACGTATCCTCTACAACAGAAATTGCCATCTCAACCAGTagattctttttattattattattatttttttatctatagGCATTTGGAGGGAGGGGAGGATAATTGAACTATGGTCCCCAAATATGCCTTGTCAGTATAGCCCTCCAAGAGAATTGACCTTACTAAAGTATTCTAATAAGCATTTCAGAAAAAAGAACTTCCTGCATCATTATGCCTTAATGTTTCAAAAAAGTGATACGCTACAACATGACTGCATCCTAAAACTACATAAACTGAATCaccctttttctttctcttttaaaCAAAAATCTCGCTTCTTTATCCAATTATTGGTACACAAACTCATTAATTATGTATATAAGAAAATACCAATATAACTATCCTAAAAACTCAATCAAAGACTAGCAAATTAAGTGTATATGATTCTAGAGATGCATACCTTTATAAAGGCACGGTGTTGCTTTATGCGCTTCTTCTCGTTCCTTCTCTTGACACTTCCTTCATTCGGATTACTGGGTTGAATAGGTTGACCTGGTACATGCTTAACCCAAGCATACGGCCCTGCACATCTTAATTAATTTAGGCATTTCTATCTAATTCCAAAATTGCAACCAGAAATGCCAACatacagaaagaaaaaaaaaatctctatctCACTTCAAAACTCACTAAAAAGAAATCCCAAGTCAAATTGGGATTCCATAGACagattaaagtaaaaaaaacagTACCAGGAGGTCTCAAGCTGGCCCTTTTTCGACGAGGCTTATCCTGAGGCCTTCGCTTTGGAAAGCGGGATTCGGTTAATCTATCGAAATGGTTCGACTCAGAGAAGATGCTGAAATGACTCGAAATCTGGAGCAATGGAGGTCGACGGAGGGCGAGGCAAAAGTCTAATTTTGGAGACAGAGATGGTGAAAAAAGCGATGCCGTAGGGGGAGTGGAGGTACGGTATATTACGGTTCTTGAGAGCGGACGAATTACACTTCTCAGAGCTCCAAAGCCCATTTTGAAACATACAAATGGAGGGTTTTGCCGGATGCCTGCGATCGCTGACTGAAAATGGCAAATTAGCAATGCTAAGCCGAGTTCAAGTCGGGTTACTCGGAGTATTTTCCATGGCCCATTTCGGAGGTTTTCAAACCGGGTCCACCATCCAACCGGTTAAGGCAGACATAAATATTCAATCAATGGAtcagttttaaa
This is a stretch of genomic DNA from Manihot esculenta cultivar AM560-2 chromosome 2, M.esculenta_v8, whole genome shotgun sequence. It encodes these proteins:
- the LOC110608590 gene encoding 3-epi-6-deoxocathasterone 23-monooxygenase CYP90C1; this translates as MNFLLHHMFLLGFSDNIEDMDSWVFMGLLFLLGCWCCCFFFNNNKKVEKKFHGIIPKGSLGWPLLGETLEFIASGYTSQPVAFMDKRKTLYGEVFKTHILGTPIIVSTDPEVNKVVLQNHGNVFIPAYPKSIRILLGEFSILQMNGNLQKKLHALVGGFLRSPQFKSRITKDIENSVKPTLSTWQDMDLILVQEETKKITFPILVKVLMSIGPGQDLDFLKKEFEEFIKGLICLPIKFPGTRLYKSLKAKGKLLKVVKKIVEERKIAMERSDEKGNIEDVVDLLLREYGEANEMQSLPLDFISDNIIEMMIPGEETVPTAMTLAVKFLSDCPVALKQMTEENMELKRQKTESREDYNWTDYMSLRFTQNVISETLRMANIINAVWRKAIKDVEIKGKLIPQGWCVLASFTSVHMDKENYDNPYQFDPWRWEKTGGASVNNCTFTPFGGGQRLCPGLDLSRLEISIFLHHLVTTYQWTAEKDEIVYFPTVKMRRKLPTRVKATQTQPPP
- the LOC110606079 gene encoding uncharacterized protein LOC110606079; the protein is MGFGALRSVIRPLSRTVIYRTSTPPTASLFSPSLSPKLDFCLALRRPPLLQISSHFSIFSESNHFDRLTESRFPKRRPQDKPRRKRASLRPPGPYAWVKHVPGQPIQPSNPNEGSVKRRNEKKRIKQHRAFIKAEAKKRKAQLQEAKRKKMIKRVERKMAAVARERAWAQRLAELQQLEEEKKKSTA